Proteins from one Brevibacillus humidisoli genomic window:
- the dnaB gene encoding replicative DNA helicase → MSDLFLDRVPPQNTEAEQSVLGAVFLSKEALHTALEILGPQDFYKSAHQRIFQTMLDLYEKGEPVDLVTVTAELQDQKVLDEVGGVTYLTNLASAVPTAANVEYYARIVEEKALLRRLIRTATQIANDGYTREDDVGEIIADAERYILELSQNRNSGGFIPIRDVLMETYERIEFLSQRRGEVTGIPSGYPDLDKMTSGFQRSDLIILAARPSVGKTAFALNVAQNVAARAGESVAIFSLEMAASQLVQRMLCAEGNIDAQKMRTGWLEEDDWQKLTMAIGTLGKAPIYIDDTPGITVQDIRAKCRRLQAERGLGMILIDYLQLIHGRGRGENRQQEVSEISRTLKGIARELNVPVIALSQLSRSVEQRQDKRPMMSDIRESGSIEQDADIVAFLYRDDYYNRESESNNTVEVIIAKQRNGPTGTVELAFLKEYNKFVSLDRQHRELAG, encoded by the coding sequence GTGAGCGACCTGTTCTTGGACCGAGTACCGCCGCAAAATACTGAGGCCGAACAATCTGTGTTAGGTGCCGTGTTCTTGTCAAAGGAAGCTCTGCACACGGCGTTGGAAATTCTCGGGCCACAGGATTTTTATAAATCGGCTCATCAGCGAATCTTTCAGACCATGCTGGATCTCTACGAAAAAGGGGAACCGGTCGACCTGGTCACCGTAACCGCCGAACTGCAGGATCAGAAGGTCCTGGATGAGGTAGGCGGAGTCACCTATCTGACCAATCTGGCCAGTGCAGTGCCGACGGCAGCCAATGTCGAATACTATGCGCGAATCGTCGAAGAAAAAGCGTTGCTGCGCCGTCTGATTCGCACCGCGACGCAGATTGCCAACGACGGCTATACACGCGAAGACGACGTTGGAGAAATCATCGCTGACGCAGAACGTTATATTCTCGAGTTATCGCAAAATCGCAACAGCGGAGGCTTTATCCCGATCCGTGATGTTTTGATGGAAACCTATGAGCGGATCGAGTTTCTCAGTCAGCGGCGGGGAGAGGTAACCGGTATTCCCTCCGGTTATCCCGATCTAGACAAGATGACTTCCGGATTCCAGCGATCCGACCTGATCATTCTCGCGGCTCGTCCATCCGTCGGTAAGACGGCTTTTGCGCTCAATGTGGCTCAAAATGTTGCCGCTCGTGCAGGGGAATCTGTGGCGATCTTTTCACTGGAGATGGCAGCTTCCCAGTTGGTGCAGCGGATGCTCTGCGCGGAAGGCAATATTGATGCGCAAAAGATGCGGACAGGCTGGCTGGAAGAAGACGATTGGCAGAAGCTGACGATGGCGATCGGGACATTGGGGAAAGCCCCCATCTACATCGACGATACACCGGGTATCACGGTGCAGGACATTCGTGCCAAATGTCGACGCCTGCAGGCGGAGCGAGGGTTAGGCATGATTCTGATCGATTATCTGCAGTTGATCCATGGTCGCGGGCGTGGCGAAAACCGGCAGCAAGAAGTATCGGAGATCTCTCGAACGCTGAAAGGGATCGCCCGTGAGCTCAACGTCCCGGTGATCGCACTGTCCCAGCTCAGCCGTTCCGTCGAACAGCGGCAGGACAAACGACCTATGATGTCCGACATTCGTGAGTCGGGGTCGATTGAGCAGGATGCGGACATTGTCGCCTTTTTATATCGCGATGATTATTACAACCGTGAGTCGGAGAGCAATAATACGGTTGAGGTCATCATTGCCAAACAGCGGAATGGCCCTACCGGAACAGTTGAGTTGGCTTTCTTGAAAGAATACAACAAATTTGTCAGCCTGGATCGACAGCATCGTGAGTTGGCGGGATAG
- the rplI gene encoding 50S ribosomal protein L9 — translation MKVIFLKDVKGQGKKGEVKDLSEGYVRNFLLPKGLVKEATEGNLKTLEKQQKSEERRKEQEKQDAQELAKKLEQLTVKLTGKAGEGGRLFGAVSSKQVAQALEQQHGVQIDKRKLEMEPIRALGVTQIKAKLHNEVTATLKVHVVEE, via the coding sequence ATGAAAGTGATATTCCTCAAAGACGTGAAAGGACAAGGCAAAAAGGGAGAAGTAAAGGACTTGTCAGAAGGATATGTACGCAACTTTTTGCTGCCGAAAGGACTCGTGAAGGAAGCGACCGAAGGCAACTTGAAAACGCTGGAGAAGCAGCAGAAAAGCGAGGAGCGGCGCAAGGAGCAGGAGAAGCAGGATGCGCAGGAGCTCGCCAAAAAGCTGGAACAACTCACGGTTAAGCTGACGGGCAAGGCTGGAGAAGGCGGGCGCCTGTTTGGCGCTGTGTCCAGCAAGCAAGTGGCACAGGCGCTGGAGCAGCAGCACGGTGTGCAGATCGACAAGCGCAAGCTGGAGATGGAACCGATCCGGGCACTTGGCGTGACTCAGATCAAAGCAAAGCTGCACAATGAAGTGACGGCCACGCTCAAAGTACACGTAGTGGAAGAATAG
- a CDS encoding DHH family phosphoesterase has protein sequence MPKFLLKRWYGLHMVLALSFCLLLLTILTMYHWIYGAIGIVCVIGLVLFSLYLEKGFQRDLRMYLATISHRVKKAGEGVIQELPIGIVLYNEEKAIEWTNPYMQTMTGEEVLIGKTLSEVFPELKWEPEQEQVELIHDGKVFEVLVRPEERLLYFTEITEYKELQSRYNREKPAVAIIHIDNLDEVGQVMDDQSRTQLSTSVAGVINEWAQKHEIYLRRTGADKFLAVMDRETLSKIEEGRFDILDVVREMTADNKIPITLSIGVAAGGSSFVQLGQIAQSSLDIALGRGGDQAAMKVGNKLTFYGGKSNAVEKRTRVRARVIAHALRDLIHEADHVIVMGHKNPDMDSIGASLGVWKAVRLHDKPAYIVLDEVTPAIERLMQEVYANEEVAQAFVTPEESLDLVTNRTLLVVVDTHRPALVIEPRLLQETSRIMVIDHHRRAEDFVNDPVLIYLEPYASSTAELVTELLQYQSDRIQIENLIATALLAGIVVDTKSFAFRTGSRTFEAASFLRRNGADTSSVQRFLKEDLDQFVRRARIVMNTEIFREKMAIAIGNPDEAYTQVEVAQAAELLLTLSGIHAAFVVAKRGDGAVMISARSLGDINVQSIMEQMGGGGHLTGAATQIADITIDDAVSQLKDVLEEAAS, from the coding sequence ATGCCCAAGTTCCTTTTAAAGCGTTGGTACGGGCTGCATATGGTTTTAGCGCTCAGCTTCTGTCTGTTGCTGTTGACGATCCTGACAATGTACCACTGGATATACGGGGCTATCGGCATTGTCTGCGTGATTGGTCTGGTCCTTTTTTCGCTCTATCTGGAAAAGGGATTTCAGCGTGACCTGCGGATGTATTTGGCGACCATCTCTCACCGTGTAAAAAAGGCAGGGGAAGGCGTCATTCAGGAACTGCCGATCGGGATTGTCCTCTACAACGAAGAGAAAGCAATTGAGTGGACAAATCCGTACATGCAAACCATGACAGGGGAAGAAGTTCTAATCGGCAAGACACTTTCTGAAGTATTTCCGGAACTCAAGTGGGAGCCGGAACAGGAACAGGTAGAGCTGATTCACGATGGAAAAGTGTTTGAGGTTCTTGTCCGTCCGGAAGAACGCTTGCTTTACTTTACAGAGATAACCGAATACAAAGAGCTGCAAAGCCGTTACAATCGCGAGAAACCTGCGGTGGCCATCATCCATATCGACAACTTGGATGAAGTAGGTCAGGTGATGGACGACCAAAGCCGTACACAGCTGTCGACCAGCGTTGCTGGTGTCATCAACGAGTGGGCACAAAAGCATGAGATCTACTTGCGTCGTACGGGAGCCGACAAGTTTCTCGCCGTGATGGATCGTGAAACGCTCAGCAAAATAGAGGAAGGGCGTTTTGATATCCTCGACGTCGTACGGGAAATGACCGCAGACAACAAGATTCCGATAACCCTAAGTATCGGGGTAGCAGCCGGGGGCTCTTCCTTTGTCCAGCTCGGCCAGATTGCCCAGTCCAGCCTCGATATCGCACTGGGGCGCGGCGGCGATCAGGCGGCGATGAAAGTAGGCAATAAGCTGACGTTCTACGGCGGAAAGTCAAACGCCGTAGAAAAGCGAACACGTGTGCGTGCCAGGGTGATTGCCCACGCACTGCGCGATTTGATTCACGAAGCGGATCACGTGATCGTGATGGGCCACAAAAATCCGGATATGGATTCGATTGGCGCATCGCTGGGCGTTTGGAAGGCTGTCCGGTTGCATGATAAACCGGCTTATATCGTATTGGATGAAGTGACACCGGCTATTGAGCGGCTCATGCAGGAAGTGTATGCCAATGAGGAAGTGGCCCAAGCGTTTGTGACACCAGAGGAATCGCTTGACCTTGTCACCAACCGCACACTATTGGTCGTCGTTGACACACATCGTCCGGCACTGGTGATTGAGCCGCGTCTCCTGCAGGAAACCAGCCGCATCATGGTGATCGATCACCACCGACGTGCCGAGGATTTTGTCAACGATCCGGTACTGATTTACCTGGAACCGTATGCCTCGTCGACGGCCGAATTGGTCACAGAGCTTCTGCAGTACCAAAGTGACCGGATTCAGATCGAAAATCTGATTGCTACCGCTCTTCTGGCGGGCATTGTGGTTGATACGAAAAGCTTTGCCTTTCGGACCGGCTCCCGCACCTTTGAAGCGGCCTCCTTCCTCCGCCGGAACGGAGCGGATACCTCTTCTGTGCAGCGGTTCTTAAAAGAAGATCTGGATCAATTCGTACGCCGTGCAAGGATCGTGATGAACACCGAAATTTTTCGGGAGAAGATGGCGATCGCCATTGGCAATCCGGACGAAGCGTACACCCAGGTGGAAGTGGCTCAAGCCGCGGAACTGCTTCTCACCCTATCAGGGATTCACGCCGCGTTTGTCGTAGCAAAACGGGGTGATGGAGCTGTGATGATCAGTGCCCGTTCGCTTGGCGATATCAATGTACAGTCGATTATGGAACAAATGGGCGGTGGCGGCCACTTGACGGGTGCTGCCACGCAGATTGCCGACATCACCATTGACGATGCTGTATCGCAGCTAAAAGATGTACTGGAAGAAGCGGCATCATAA
- a CDS encoding DUF2232 domain-containing protein produces the protein MPNRTRQLAENALMLGISAVLLFLGTYTFISGIALTVVPVPFILLAVRRSIRDMLLIVGTFAILGLILAGLGGILSAFFMGLAGTTMGILYKKRGTAFAAVVGGAGAFLVSTVVSLAISTFVMGIDITTELRQASERLINGELPFPLPPGMTEEQWKQEIQLQVALILSLLPFLFVMASFMMSIINHWLARVVSKRLARPLPALKPFREWSFPRSLLYYYFLSLLLLLFFRGAMEDTYWGDAILNVKVMLDVVFAIQGLSFCLLFLSLKNWKWVTPVLIVSLFIFPLLTNILSLIGIFDLGVGLRKRLETRK, from the coding sequence ATGCCCAACCGAACGAGGCAGCTTGCTGAGAACGCTTTAATGCTGGGGATTTCTGCTGTTTTGCTTTTTTTGGGTACATATACATTTATCAGTGGGATTGCCCTAACGGTGGTTCCTGTCCCCTTTATCTTGCTGGCTGTGCGGCGGTCTATCCGTGATATGCTGCTGATTGTCGGGACTTTTGCCATCCTTGGGTTGATCTTGGCAGGACTTGGCGGCATCCTGTCAGCCTTTTTCATGGGATTGGCTGGTACGACGATGGGTATCCTGTACAAGAAGCGGGGTACGGCATTTGCGGCCGTCGTCGGTGGAGCAGGCGCTTTTTTGGTTTCAACAGTCGTATCCCTAGCCATCTCTACATTTGTTATGGGGATCGACATCACCACGGAGCTGCGGCAAGCAAGTGAACGTTTGATCAATGGAGAGCTGCCGTTTCCTCTGCCACCTGGCATGACGGAAGAACAGTGGAAACAGGAGATTCAACTGCAGGTTGCTTTGATCCTGTCTTTACTTCCTTTTCTTTTTGTCATGGCAAGCTTTATGATGAGCATCATCAATCACTGGCTGGCACGAGTTGTTTCCAAACGGTTGGCCAGGCCGCTGCCGGCGTTAAAGCCGTTTCGGGAATGGAGTTTTCCGCGTTCTCTTTTGTACTATTACTTTCTGTCCCTACTCCTGCTGCTGTTTTTCCGCGGAGCGATGGAAGATACGTATTGGGGAGACGCGATTCTCAATGTAAAAGTGATGCTTGATGTGGTTTTCGCCATACAGGGTTTAAGCTTTTGCCTGCTGTTTCTTTCCTTAAAGAACTGGAAATGGGTTACTCCGGTGCTTATCGTATCTCTATTTATTTTTCCGCTTCTAACTAATATACTTAGCTTAATAGGGATTTTTGACCTGGGTGTAGGTTTACGCAAAAGACTGGAAACAAGAAAGTAA
- the rpsR gene encoding 30S ribosomal protein S18 translates to MARKGRPNKRRKVCYFTVNKITKIDYKDTDLLKKFISERGKILPRRVTGTSARYQRMLTVAIKRARQMALLPYTTE, encoded by the coding sequence ATGGCACGCAAAGGACGCCCTAACAAGCGTCGTAAAGTTTGCTACTTCACCGTGAACAAAATCACGAAGATCGACTATAAAGATACCGATCTCTTGAAGAAGTTCATTAGCGAACGTGGTAAGATCCTGCCACGCCGCGTTACCGGCACATCGGCCAGATATCAGCGTATGCTGACAGTCGCGATCAAACGTGCTCGTCAAATGGCTCTGTTGCCTTATACGACTGAATAA
- the ssb gene encoding single-stranded DNA-binding protein encodes MNRVILIGNLTRDPELRYTPSGVAVTTFTLAINRPFTNQTGEREADFINVVAWRQLADLCANYLRKGRQAAVEGRLQTRSYDNKEGRKVYVTEVVAENVQFLGGRSGGEGSGYDPAFGESKSTGKRNDQGSFDDPFADAGKPINISDDDLPF; translated from the coding sequence TTGAATCGAGTCATTCTGATTGGTAATCTAACCAGAGATCCAGAATTGCGGTACACTCCGAGCGGCGTAGCCGTCACCACATTTACACTTGCCATCAATCGTCCGTTTACCAATCAAACGGGGGAGAGAGAGGCGGACTTCATCAATGTCGTCGCTTGGCGTCAGTTGGCTGATCTTTGTGCCAATTATTTGCGAAAGGGCAGACAAGCTGCTGTTGAAGGCAGATTGCAGACGAGATCATATGACAACAAGGAAGGCCGCAAAGTGTATGTGACGGAAGTAGTTGCGGAGAACGTCCAATTCCTGGGGGGCCGGTCCGGTGGAGAAGGAAGCGGATACGATCCGGCTTTCGGCGAATCCAAATCGACTGGCAAACGGAATGATCAAGGTTCCTTCGACGACCCCTTCGCTGATGCAGGCAAACCGATCAACATATCGGATGACGACCTGCCGTTCTGA
- the rpsF gene encoding 30S ribosomal protein S6, with the protein MRQYEVMYVLRPDLEEEKVKANVARYSEIVTNYGGEITNLQELGKRRLAYEIKKFRDGYYVLMNFKANPDAVAEAERLMKISDDVIRFLFVKEDE; encoded by the coding sequence ATGCGCCAATACGAAGTGATGTACGTATTGCGTCCAGACCTTGAAGAAGAGAAAGTGAAAGCGAACGTAGCTCGCTACAGCGAGATCGTGACGAACTACGGCGGAGAAATCACCAATCTTCAAGAGTTGGGAAAACGTCGTCTTGCGTATGAAATCAAGAAGTTCCGTGATGGTTATTACGTGTTGATGAACTTTAAAGCAAATCCGGACGCTGTGGCGGAAGCTGAGCGTCTGATGAAAATCAGTGACGACGTCATTCGCTTCCTCTTCGTAAAAGAAGACGAGTAG
- the ychF gene encoding redox-regulated ATPase YchF — MRSCGIVGLPNVGKSTLFNAITQAGAESANYPFCTIDPNVGIVEVPDPRLNKLAEIVVPNKIVPTAFEFVDIAGLVKGASKGEGLGNQFLSHIREVDAIAHVVRCFEDENITHVAGKVDPLSDIETIMLELIFADLESVERRIERLGRRVKAGEKEAKQELDVLQRLKDAFEQGQPARSVSLDEEEAKLVRDLHLLTIKPMLYVCNVAEDGVLTADDNPYVQTVRSHAAEEGAEVVVISAKVEAEIAELEGEDKQMFLAELGLQESGLDRLIRAAYQLLGLITYFTAGVQEVRAWTIREGTKAPQAAAVIHTDFERGFIRAEVVAYDDLIEAGSVSAARERGRYRLEGKDYVVRDGDVMHFRFNV; from the coding sequence ATGCGATCTTGTGGGATTGTAGGCCTGCCTAATGTCGGCAAGTCGACGCTGTTTAACGCGATTACGCAGGCTGGGGCGGAATCCGCCAACTATCCGTTTTGTACGATTGATCCTAACGTAGGGATTGTGGAAGTGCCCGATCCGCGCCTGAACAAACTGGCAGAGATTGTGGTTCCCAATAAAATCGTGCCAACCGCATTCGAGTTTGTCGATATTGCCGGTCTGGTTAAGGGGGCAAGCAAAGGAGAGGGGCTGGGCAACCAGTTTTTGTCCCACATCCGGGAGGTAGACGCGATTGCTCACGTGGTGCGCTGTTTTGAGGATGAAAACATCACCCACGTGGCGGGCAAGGTAGATCCCTTGAGCGACATCGAAACGATCATGCTGGAGTTGATTTTTGCCGATCTGGAGTCTGTAGAGCGGCGCATAGAACGGCTTGGCCGCAGAGTAAAAGCGGGGGAAAAGGAAGCCAAGCAGGAGTTGGATGTGCTGCAGCGGTTGAAGGATGCATTTGAGCAGGGACAACCGGCGCGCAGCGTTTCGCTTGATGAAGAAGAGGCGAAGCTGGTGCGCGACCTGCATCTGCTGACGATCAAGCCGATGCTCTACGTCTGCAACGTAGCAGAAGACGGCGTGCTGACGGCCGACGACAATCCGTATGTACAGACGGTTCGCAGCCATGCGGCCGAAGAAGGGGCGGAAGTCGTCGTGATCAGTGCCAAGGTGGAGGCGGAAATCGCTGAGCTGGAGGGCGAGGACAAGCAGATGTTCCTGGCAGAGCTGGGGCTGCAGGAGTCAGGGCTGGACCGGCTGATTCGCGCCGCCTACCAACTGCTTGGTTTGATCACCTACTTTACGGCCGGGGTGCAGGAAGTTCGCGCCTGGACGATTCGCGAAGGGACGAAGGCACCACAGGCAGCAGCCGTCATCCACACTGATTTTGAGCGGGGATTTATCCGTGCGGAGGTGGTGGCGTACGACGACCTCATCGAAGCCGGATCGGTCAGCGCAGCCCGTGAGCGGGGCAGATACCGGCTGGAAGGAAAAGACTACGTGGTGCGGGATGGCGATGTCATGCATTTCCGGTTCAATGTGTAA
- the pepF gene encoding oligoendopeptidase F, with translation MRTRFTIGMAIVIAISLIVSSGLSDMFIPGLSVAETGKQEMPQYNSREEIPEKYKWNLQHIYPDQKAWVADKRKLEKQINSFDRHQGTLADSPAALASALEDTTAISRLFQKLYVYAKLGLDVDTTNPERQALFDQADKLNALVLAKTAWLGPEILSIPTEQITRLMAAQEVAPYRRFLQQILQTEQHSLPTEKEQLLAKTVQMALIPEKVYSAFMTEIPMPKVVDEEGRQRPLTNVSFPVYLQSPDRQLRKSAFTAYYQTLATYQNTFAETLSGEVEANNLYATVHNYRTALEASLKSNEIPIEVYEQLLETVNEHLPLLHRYMELKKRSLGVKEMHMYDVYAPLSMTDEPYIPYEQAKEMVLQGVAPLGRKYVDALNKGFVSRWIDVYPSAGKRSGAYHLGSYDTHPYVFLNYMGTSDDVSTLAHELGHAMQSYYTNQNQPYLYADYPIFTAEVASTLNEILLFESRYKRAATKQEKIRLLDQFLESFRTTLFRQTQFAEFEKMIHEKDQAGESLTADAMKRMYHDLNKKYYGPHVVSDSEIAMEWARIPHFYRNFYVYQYATSFAASVALAETITREGKPAVNRVLDHLLSAGSSVPPLQILRASGVDMSTAAPIKQAMVVFEQKLAELERLLNEK, from the coding sequence TTGCGAACAAGGTTTACCATTGGGATGGCGATTGTGATAGCGATCTCGTTAATCGTGTCGTCTGGCTTGAGCGATATGTTCATACCCGGTCTGTCAGTTGCCGAGACCGGAAAACAGGAAATGCCTCAATACAACAGCAGGGAGGAGATCCCTGAGAAGTACAAGTGGAATCTTCAGCATATCTACCCTGACCAAAAGGCGTGGGTGGCTGACAAGCGAAAGCTGGAAAAACAGATCAATTCGTTTGACCGGCATCAGGGAACGCTTGCCGATTCTCCTGCTGCGTTAGCCTCTGCATTAGAGGATACTACGGCGATCAGCCGGCTGTTCCAAAAACTGTACGTCTACGCCAAACTGGGGTTGGACGTGGATACGACCAATCCGGAGCGGCAGGCATTGTTTGATCAGGCAGACAAGCTAAATGCGCTTGTTTTGGCAAAAACAGCATGGCTCGGTCCGGAGATCCTCTCCATTCCCACAGAGCAGATAACGCGCCTGATGGCAGCACAAGAGGTGGCTCCCTATCGACGCTTCCTACAGCAGATCCTGCAAACGGAGCAGCACAGCCTGCCGACAGAAAAGGAACAACTGCTAGCCAAAACGGTACAGATGGCCCTCATTCCCGAAAAGGTATACTCGGCGTTCATGACGGAAATCCCCATGCCCAAGGTTGTCGATGAAGAGGGGCGGCAGCGGCCCCTTACCAATGTCAGCTTCCCTGTATATCTGCAGAGTCCTGACCGCCAGCTACGAAAATCTGCTTTCACTGCTTACTATCAGACGCTAGCTACGTATCAGAATACGTTTGCCGAGACTCTCTCCGGAGAAGTGGAAGCGAACAATCTGTATGCCACTGTCCACAACTACCGTACAGCATTGGAGGCTAGTCTAAAGAGCAACGAGATACCAATCGAGGTATATGAGCAACTGCTTGAAACGGTAAACGAACATCTGCCTCTGCTTCATCGCTACATGGAACTGAAAAAACGAAGCCTTGGGGTAAAGGAAATGCATATGTACGATGTGTATGCCCCTCTCAGCATGACAGATGAACCGTACATTCCCTACGAGCAGGCTAAAGAGATGGTGCTGCAGGGGGTAGCGCCGCTGGGGAGAAAATACGTCGACGCGTTGAACAAAGGGTTTGTCAGCCGCTGGATTGATGTTTATCCCTCTGCCGGCAAGCGATCCGGCGCGTACCACTTGGGCTCTTATGACACCCATCCCTACGTGTTTCTCAACTATATGGGAACCAGTGACGATGTGTCCACACTGGCACATGAGCTAGGACACGCGATGCAATCGTATTACACGAACCAAAACCAGCCGTACCTCTACGCTGACTATCCGATCTTTACGGCAGAGGTAGCATCTACTCTCAACGAAATACTGCTCTTTGAAAGCAGGTACAAGCGAGCTGCAACCAAACAGGAAAAAATTCGATTGCTGGATCAGTTTTTGGAGAGCTTTCGCACCACATTGTTCCGGCAGACGCAGTTTGCAGAGTTTGAAAAGATGATCCATGAAAAGGATCAGGCAGGAGAATCCTTAACGGCAGATGCAATGAAGAGGATGTACCACGATCTGAATAAAAAATACTACGGCCCGCACGTCGTCTCCGACAGCGAGATTGCCATGGAGTGGGCGAGAATTCCCCATTTTTACCGGAACTTCTACGTGTACCAGTACGCCACTAGTTTTGCCGCTTCGGTTGCCCTGGCTGAAACGATCACCAGGGAAGGAAAGCCAGCCGTTAATCGGGTGCTTGATCATCTGCTCTCCGCAGGCAGTTCAGTCCCTCCACTGCAGATCCTTCGTGCCTCCGGTGTCGATATGTCGACGGCAGCCCCGATCAAACAGGCGATGGTCGTATTTGAGCAGAAGTTGGCTGAACTGGAACGACTGCTGAACGAGAAGTGA
- a CDS encoding YjcZ family sporulation protein codes for MGLFNGDFDDFAIVLVLFILLVIVGASED; via the coding sequence GTGGGTCTGTTTAACGGCGATTTTGACGATTTTGCGATTGTGCTGGTGCTGTTCATTCTCCTCGTGATCGTTGGTGCTTCTGAAGACTAA
- a CDS encoding DUF951 domain-containing protein, with amino-acid sequence MERKQFGLGDIVQMKKQHPCGTNAWKVIRMGMDIRIKCTGCQHSVMLPRLEFEKKMKKVLQSAQQSDQPEQ; translated from the coding sequence ATGGAAAGGAAACAATTTGGATTAGGTGACATTGTGCAAATGAAAAAGCAGCATCCCTGTGGAACAAATGCTTGGAAAGTGATTCGTATGGGGATGGACATCCGGATCAAATGTACGGGATGTCAGCACAGCGTCATGCTGCCCCGACTGGAGTTCGAGAAAAAGATGAAAAAAGTACTTCAGTCTGCCCAACAGAGTGACCAACCGGAGCAATAG
- a CDS encoding mechanosensitive ion channel family protein, producing the protein MEGSNIFISMFDKAMDYLTDPDLWLTIGTALLRIVIIIIAAWIAVAIVKAAVNRIFQQREGSKLKLQQRRVDTLRVLANNAAQYTIYFVAILLVLKELHFDLQPILVSAGVLGLAVGFGAQSLVRDVITGFFIIFEDQFAVGDLVTINQLTGTVQEIGLRITKIKSWTGEIHIFPNGSINQVTNFSVQNSIAVVDVSVAYEEDLERVQQVLAEVAKRAEEENEDIVNQPEVLGVQAFGASDVIIRVTAECKPTTHFAIARKLRAMIKEEFEARGIEIPYPKMVYMQPGSQSSQG; encoded by the coding sequence GTGGAGGGAAGTAATATCTTCATATCCATGTTTGATAAGGCAATGGACTACTTGACCGATCCAGACCTATGGTTGACCATCGGTACGGCTCTGCTCAGGATCGTGATCATCATCATCGCTGCATGGATAGCAGTTGCGATCGTGAAGGCGGCGGTCAACCGGATATTTCAGCAGCGTGAGGGGAGCAAGCTGAAGTTACAACAGCGGCGTGTCGATACCCTCCGCGTTCTGGCCAACAATGCTGCGCAGTATACCATCTACTTCGTAGCCATCTTATTGGTACTAAAGGAGCTGCACTTCGATTTGCAGCCGATCCTGGTTAGCGCCGGTGTACTAGGACTTGCCGTCGGGTTTGGGGCGCAGAGTCTGGTTCGAGATGTGATTACCGGATTTTTCATCATTTTTGAAGACCAGTTCGCAGTAGGTGATCTGGTCACGATTAACCAGCTGACCGGTACTGTGCAGGAGATTGGCCTCAGAATTACCAAGATCAAGAGTTGGACCGGCGAAATACACATCTTCCCCAACGGCAGTATTAATCAAGTCACCAACTTTTCCGTGCAAAACTCGATTGCCGTCGTCGATGTATCAGTCGCTTATGAAGAAGACCTTGAGCGTGTGCAGCAAGTCTTAGCTGAAGTGGCCAAGCGGGCAGAAGAAGAGAACGAGGACATCGTGAATCAACCGGAAGTGCTGGGTGTCCAAGCATTTGGTGCTTCCGATGTGATTATTCGTGTAACCGCTGAGTGTAAACCAACAACACATTTTGCGATTGCTCGGAAACTGCGCGCCATGATTAAGGAAGAGTTCGAAGCACGAGGAATCGAAATCCCCTATCCAAAAATGGTTTACATGCAGCCGGGAAGTCAAAGTTCACAAGGGTGA
- a CDS encoding DUF3343 domain-containing protein — MLLEYADIEIDTRPTPKEITAGCALSIEFPFAQYGQAREIIRSEQVEIRGYFRLFSGLYIQIDESGQRSEP; from the coding sequence ATGCTGCTGGAGTACGCAGATATTGAGATTGACACCAGGCCAACTCCAAAAGAGATTACTGCAGGATGTGCTCTTTCCATCGAATTTCCTTTTGCACAATATGGGCAAGCCAGAGAGATTATTCGTAGTGAGCAGGTAGAAATTAGAGGATACTTTCGCCTGTTTAGCGGGTTGTACATACAAATTGACGAGAGTGGACAGAGGAGTGAACCCTAG